Within the Senegalia massiliensis genome, the region AATACTCTATCCAACTTATAAAGGAAGTAAAATAATTCAATTCTTTTCAGAAAACCCATATGAGGAAAAAGAAATGCTAATAAAATTTATTGCTTTTATTTCAAAATTCAAATATTTAATTTCGTTTAACGGAGATACATTTGATATTCCTTTTTTAAATAGTAGAATCAAAACTAATTCAATAGATTATAATATAAATAAAAATAATAATATTGATTTGTTGAAAATTGCAAGAAAAAATAAAAATATATTAGAATTAGAAAACTGTAAATTAAAAACTATTGAAAATAAATTAGGGATAGAAAGAAACGATATGATTTCTGGAAAAGATAGTATAGATTTATATTATGATTATATGAAAAATAAAGATGAAAAAATAAAAAATATTATTTTAGGCCATAATCATGATGATATTTACTATTTACCAAAAATACTAGAAATATATGATTTAATAAAAATAAAATCTAATGTTAGTTTTATTTTTACTTTTGGAAATAATAAAGTTAAATTTAATACAGATATAAGAAATATTGATTTAAATGAAGAAATACTAAGCATATATGGTAACTCTAACTATTTAAATTTAAATGATCAAA harbors:
- a CDS encoding ribonuclease H-like domain-containing protein; the protein is MEIITYESKEIIALPEEIKNKIKNNSYCFFDIETTGFNRYKNKVMLIGILYPTYKGSKIIQFFSENPYEEKEMLIKFIAFISKFKYLISFNGDTFDIPFLNSRIKTNSIDYNINKNNNIDLLKIARKNKNILELENCKLKTIENKLGIERNDMISGKDSIDLYYDYMKNKDEKIKNIILGHNHDDIYYLPKILEIYDLIKIKSNVSFIFTFGNNKVKFNTDIRNIDLNEEILSIYGNSNYLNLNDQIYYRDNYNFRWKAKNGLFSLNISLKKGKLSTGKYCYYLDQNKCDLSLNLKDQTKYNLPSNLIIIKDDKKFIYENLTILFQSIMNEILNKLTR